atcaatAAGAGTTTTCTTCAAAGCAGAGTACAATGCCCGAGGAGCTTGTTTGAGATCGTAAATTGCCTTGCGTAACCTGCAAACATGGTCAAGATTGGACATATATTTGAACCTTAGAGGCTGGACCATATACACATTCTCAGTCAGCTCgccatgcaaaaatgcattgttCACATCAAGTTGTCTCAATATCCACCTTTGCATCACAACAATTGTCAAAACGGTCCTAATAGTAGCATGTTTCACAACAGGACTGAATGTCTCCTTGTAATCCAACCTGGGGCGCTGATTGTACCCTTTGGCAACAAGTCGAGTTTTGAATCGATCAACGGACCCATCTGCCTTTCTCTTAACCCTGAACACCCATTTACAATCCACTGGATTACAATGCTTAAGAGGTGGAACCAACTTTCATGTAGCATGCCTCATTAGGGCAGTAAGCTCGCCAGACATGGCATTTCGCCAGTGAGGATCACAGAGTGCTTGACTCATACAACTTGGTTCAATGGTGGGTTGGATTGGGTGTTTTGTGattgaataaaattgtttaGGCTTGTAAATCTGATTCATGGATCGGGTGGTCATAGGGTGGGTTCTTTGTGATTCGGTTGGAGGTGACTCGGTCGGTGCAGAGGAGGAAACAACTGTGGGGTGTTCATAGGGGTGGGCGATGTCGGGTTTTCACATGGCGAGGTGACCTCACTGTGGTGTTGTTTGGGTGGTTCAGTACGAGGGGTATGGGAGGAGAAATTATGCAAATTAGGAGAAGAGAGAGCAGAAGGGTTACCTGGAGGTAATGTAGAAGCGGTAGGTGCACAGTACGGAGTCACTGGTATCGGCGGTGGCGACACTAGTGCTGGTAAAGCAGCCTGGAGAGATGGAGGGCACTCGGTCTGTGCAACGTGGGTCTTGATGAGGCTTTGGCtttcatcaaataaaacatgTCTGGAGATATACATCCGGTTGGTGGTGAGGTCCAGACACTTATATGCATTTTGGGTTTGAGAGTAGCCAAGGAAGAAGCAAGGAATAGATTTGGGCTGAAGTTTGTGGGTGTTATAGTGCCTGGTGAGCGGGAAGCAGAGGcaaccaaatttttttaatttgagataatttgGGGGTTGACCAAATAAGGCTTCATAGGGGGATTTGTTATTTAACAGTGGTGTGGGTTGGATTTATTAGATATGTGGTAGTATGGAAGGCATGAAGCCAATAGGATAGGGTAAGGAGGCATCATGTAGGAGAGTGACACCGGTTTCCACCAAGTGGCGATGGCGGCGTTCAAAGACCCAATTTTGCTGTGGTGTATGGGGGGGTGCGGTAGTATAGTGGCTAATTCCATGAACTGAAAGATATTGTTTAAGAATAAGGAATTCACCACCATTATTTGAGTAGAgacttttgattttggtttgaaatCGAGTTTCAACTAGATGTTTAAATTGTGGAAATATACTACTTACACCGGTTGGTGGCCATAAGATAGAACGACACATATTTGGTAAAATGATCAACCAAAATCAAATAGTATCGTGAACCATCAAGTCTAACAGTATAAGAGGGGCCCCAAACATCagtgtaaataaaattaagggGAGCATGACTTTGAAGACTAGTGGAATGGAATGGTTGTTTATGCGCTTTATTGATTGAACAAGAAGTACATAGATGAGGCATTCGCTCTTTTGTTActggaaaggaaaatgagttaACTAGATTGTGGACAATTTTGAGAGACGGATGTCCAAGACGCTTATGCCACCCATCAATCGAGCTCCTCTTATGCACATAGGCAACCATTTTTGAAGGAGAAGCCACCAGTGAGTTCGGGAGTGTGTAGACACCATTTTCACATGAACCTCTGAGTAGGATCGCCCCTGTGATCTGATCCTTCACAAGGAAATAAGAGGGGTGAAATTCAACGAAAACATTGTAATGAGATGTAAAATGATGGACAGAGATTAAATTTGTGTATGCTTGCAACACAAAATGTATGGTTTAAATGGAAGGCGCGGGTGGGTGATTGAAACACCAAAGAACCAATATGTGAGATAGGCAAACCTGATCCGTCACCAATGACAACTTCATATGTACCATCATATTCGGAGTGGATAGATAAATTAGCCTGATCACCAGTAATATAATATTGTGAGATGCAGCAGAGTCAATGAGCCATTTACTATCCTTGGTATGAGAAGTAGAGGCACAATTCACGGTGGCGTCAGAAGAGTGCAACCGAAGACAATTTTTTGTAGTGTGACCCAGTTGATCACAAAACTGGCACTTGGGTTGATAGTGATGCTTGCCCGAATTGGGCCGTCCTGTGGAGTTATGTGTCCTATTATCACGATTCGGGCCACCATTGTTGCGAGCTAGGCCTGAAGGACAAGAAAACCCATTCGACTTATAAGACCCTCGTTGTTGAGAGCTCCCAGTCGAAGTGTTCGAACTAGAGCGGCAGTTGGAGTAGTTTGCTGTGGCAACCAGCTACTGGGTGGTGGCTTCAAGACGGCGCAAGTAGCTTTCATGGCCGACAAGGAGATCATGAAGCTCTTCAAAGGCCAAGGATTTTTCCCGAGCTCTAATGGGTGCAACAATCTCACGGAAGTCGGGACCCAGACCATTGAGGATGTAGAGAGTGAGATCATCATTGGATATGGGGTGGTCTATGAGGGCAATTTCATCTGCAAGAGCCTTCACAGTGTGCAGGTAATTTGGTATTGTGCTATTTCCTCGCTTAATCAAGGTAAGCTATCCCTTGAGTTGCATGGCTCTGGTTTGCGATTTACTTGCATACATGGCATTTAGATTTTGCCATTCCTCATGGGATGTTTTGGCAACAGAGATGAGAGGGGTGATGGTGGTGGTAGTGGAGGCCAGAATAGCATTGAGGATGAGCTTATCCTGGCGAACCCAATGGGTTTTCTGGAGGGCAGAGGTGGATATGAGCCAACATGGGTGGGGCATTGGTTGTCTCCGGTGACATAATCAAGAAGATCATAATCGATGAGGAGGGCTTCAAATTGGGCACACCATTggggaaatgttgatggtgttaGTTTCTCATTGATCTGAGCAGTAATGTTGAGGGCAATTAGGAGAGTATCGGTTGGAGAGGGGGGGGTTTTTAGGGGTGTTTGTACTGTTGAAGAAGGGATTTCTGAGGAGGGGATCGATTGCTCATGAAAGGCTGGCTCTGTGGATACCATGatagaattttcatattgacataattttttacTGCTCTAAATCAATAAGATTTTTCACACTTCATACACAGGATCGTACAGCATATATGCACATTATATAGAGTCTATTTTAAGTAACTAGACTAAGTCTGTGGCTACAATTTCCTAGCTATTACAGCCTTGATTTTAGCCTAAGAATCAGCTTTGTTATCTTGAGCTTGATTTGAGGAATCATCCTTTATAAGGGCTTGGTCTTCTATAACGCGATGATGTATACGGAGATTAATCCAGAAAAACCACCTAATGAAATGCTTTTGTTGTGAGATTGGAAAATGTTTGGTCCTCTTTTCATGATATAACATTGCTTAGACATCCGCTTGTCTTTTACTTTCTTCTGATTGGATTTAGTGTTGGCAGAGTCATCTCAGATTATTATCTTAGATAATGGAGAAGGTTGACATTTGATGACGCTAACAGGTTAAAGATGATGATGGTGTCTTCGTTTTGTCAATGGACTTTcaacaatttcaaaaaatatgtgGGATTGAGGAATTTTACTTAATGTTGGAGGATAAACCTAAAATAGCTCTCTTGTGTATGAGTGCTGCAATTCACAAGGTACAAAATAACTATGTTGGGAATTTCTTGAACATTTgtccatttttttcctttttgctatAATATACTTTTTGGGATAGGATAGTTATTGCTTACACTGGATACAGGTTCTGTTGACCAAATGGGAGAAGAAGAATGTGGAGAATGGTGTGAAAGTTAAAATACATCTCCACAACTACCCTGAAATTATGATTGCTCTAAAGAACTTAAAAGCGGCTTATATTGGTGAGTCTTAAAGTACTTGTAAGTTTTNNNNNNNNNNNNNNNNNNNNNNNNNNNNNNNNNNNNNNNNNNNNNNNNNNNNNNNNNNNNNNNNNNNNNNNNNNNNNNNNNNNNNNNNNNNNNNNNNNNNaaaattgaaaaatcggttgaaccggaccgaaccggtagaTTCAGTCTGGTTTCTAAGCGATCTAGTATAGTACTGATTCTTAGGAATCGAAACCAGTCCTAAACCAGTGCGGTACCGATTTTCATATCTTAAAAGTCGATTTAAACTTAATCGgactggtatatatatttataatttttgatatTATACAtcaatttgtatattatattatatattatgttaaattgataattaatataacatgaaactctaatcttattattcaaatctattaattgtataacataaaattaatataacatgtgatataacatataaattttagtcctgaacataaacattaatattaagttattaatataaacttacttttgatatatatataaatatatatatatatatcaaggataaatacAATTTagacagaataaattataatatatatgtattctttttgtaaatacactttTACACATTTgttcatatatactcatataaaaagtctagaacttatatatactatagttaaattcaatactatattAGTATgcgttaattattattaaataatttacttatactataatataaatagacaatagtttagtatatgtaaatatcatattattactaatatagataatttgaaaaaccagattggaccggaccggacagaAATCGAAAAAATCGAAAGTTCTAGTTTTGGTAGTAAATCGATTCTGtatcaattcttaaattttcaaaactagtATATACTGATTCgaatctaaaaaatatagaaaatcgtaccgaactggaccggttacacccctaattaaaacgacgtcgtttacTACCTAAAAATAATGTTGTTTTAATTAGTTGGGGTTGATTTATATATCCACCCCAttaaacgatgtcgtttcaaACTTGTATAGTTGGCACCATACTTAAACAACTCCGTTTGGTCTTTGCGACTAAATATAGtgtgtgtgcatatatatatatataatactaatactaatatataatactaatactatatataatattaatatatactaataatatatattaatactaatactatactaatattaataccaTACTAAATTATACtaaactatactatactaatactaatactaatactatattatgctatactatactaaataactatactatactaatactaatagtaatactatatatagttaatcaGATTTCTATAGTTATGTCATGATCAGGCAGGATCtgaaatgaaatggaaagaaggaaaaatggaaagaagatgGAAGATGCGGCAGTTTTGTTAGTTAAGAATTGTCTGATACGTTGTCGTTTTGAGTTTCTATTGTATTAGTTAGTAGATTGTATTAGGGATACAATGTCATTTGAGCTGGTGGTTGTATGAGGAACGGTGTCATTCTGTTGATAGAAGTGTTAATTGTTGTAGTTGTACGGTGcgttttgataaaattcatataagAAGAACTGCCCTGGAACGCGCTCCTCTCAAAAGTATCCAATCCCATGGGAGATCGGGTAAATAATGCCAACTCCACGAGAAGTGCTCGTCAATGGgcgagcaaaaaaaaaaaaaaaaaagaattaagtgATGTTTGCAAAAGTGCTTGCAAACCAAAAGCCAAGCAAAAATACTCGGCACCTCAAATCCTGGACAAAAGCATAGGGAACTCACACCTTGGGGGTGACCAAGAAAGTGCTCACACCTCGGGGTGAGTCAATGGTGTCCAACCAGGAGGCGAGCAAAAACAACTCGCCCCCAACGAGCAAAGTGCTCATCTCGAAGGGCAACCAAAAGAGCTCGCCCTTGTAAGTGCTCCTCCAAAGGGTGAGTATTCAAAGAAATATATGAAGTTATGTTTGTAAAAGTGCTTGTCCCGAGGCATGCAAAAGTCAAAAGTGTTCGCCGTCCCAATTGTAACACCCAACAAAAAGGCAACTTAGAATTTGACTATAGTAACCCATAATCATAGTTAAAGTGGAAGTAATGATTCTTAAGGAAAGATAACTTTTGGATCATGATTTGGAGAAATAACTTCCACCCTTGGATAGTAAGTATTTTCCTTAAACTTCTAGAGTAATATGGATTTTTGAGGAAATAAGTGCTAAGAGGCCAATCGtaggatgacaagtggcatgaaGGTAATTTGCTACTTTAATGGGCTTGGAAGTTGGTCCATAGCAAGCTATGGGAATTGGATGAATTTTGAATAAGGCCCAAAAGATTGGTTATAATAAGGGTCCAAGCTTAATAAGATGGAAGGCCAAGGATAGGCCCAACTTAGTAAAACCTAATGCTAAGATTCAACTTAGTGAACTAATGAGGCTAAGGAAAGGACTAATAAGATTTAAACATGGGGCCCAAGGAAAGGCCCTTTTCAAGGCCCACATAAAGGTTTAAATCCTTGATAATTAGTGGCCCATTGAAATTTCAGCATTTGGAAACAAAGCTTAGGATTCTCATTTCACTATTGCAAAGGGTATGCAAGACATCAAACCATTggttttctctttcttcaaaCCATCCCACACTCTCCTAAGGTTGTTTTCCAACCATGGTGAAATCCCTAACTTGAGTTTAAGTTTCTATATCCAAAACCCCTCATCATTTTAATGAATAGAAACTTAATCATCATAACTTGCCTAGTTTGCTTCTAGTTATctttttcatgagtttttatttGCTATTTTCATCTTTACCTCTTCTTTTATATTACTCTTAGACAACCTTAGAATAGTAAAACAAATCCAACCCATGTCACATGAAGAAAAGGCATGTCAATGCCATCAAAACCCACCAATCGGTACCCCTAGTGCAAGCCGATGCACTCCATTGAAACCATGGCCTTTCAACAGCTTTTCAAGTGATTCTCTGCAACTTATTCATCCCATGTCATGTCACCTAAATCCAGAAAAACCCAGAACTAATGTGGAACCAAAAACATCTCCATGATCACTCCAAATAGGAAACTATTCCACCTAGGAAATGAAGCATGCAAGCTGAAACACCAATggtttttcagattttttttttgctgtagTAAACTCAGCCCTCTTCACACGCCATTAGTACCCCCTCTAGCTCTAGAAACATGTCATAGAATCACCTCATGACACCTTTGAATTCTGCCCACTCAATGATAAAAACCGATGGGTACTTCGGTGATGAAACATGAGCTCATTTTGGCTACACATGACCATTCAAacctctttttcattttcgaCTCAAGCTTAACCAAATGGTCGCCATTCATACCTCAATACACACCTGGAAAAGCTACTCAAATAGTGCTTACTATTTGATCAAATATGACCACAAGGATGagacaaaatatgataaaaactGGACAACTTTGGGAAGCCAAAACCGCCTACCACGCTTTCCGTTTCTCTTGAAGAAACCATGTGATTCTTGTTCCAACTCTTGAAATTATTCAACCTCTACACCAATGGCCTTCATCTAGCCATTTTTCAAGAGATACTCAAGTGGGTTGTTCAACTATTTAGCTGAAAACACCAAGCATGCACTCCATCGCCCACACTCACCAATCACATTCACTTCACTTCAGCAAACTGTGCACTCCCTCACCTCTTGCCCCTTTAATTGAAGCCTGTAAATACCTCTATTCATCCCTCACTTCTCCCACACCTTCCTCAAGCATCTCTTTAGTGTTGTTGGGAGCAAAACACTATTAGTGTGAGAAAAGAGTGAAACCATGGGGTTGAGTGGGTTCATTAGAGGGAGTTGATTCATGAGTGACTCAAAGGCTATGGTTTGGTGAGTAACCTTACCTTATCTTTTGTTGGGTGATGGATTAACATTTTAGGCTTTGATTTATGGCACGAGAATGAAGATTTGATTGAATTATATGAGGTTGAACTAGAAGAAGTTCATTTTGGTTGAGATTTGTAGTCTTGCTTGTATAAactattttgggatgaaattttagccatgacatgtcttgatatgatcttatatgTTTTGCTAATGTCCTATTTGATTGATCTAAGgttcatatttgaagaaaaaagcatgtcatgatagggttataaatcaaTATCTTGGGTTGATCATCTAGCACATTACGGCTTCCACTTGTGTGAGGTTATCTTGTGATTTCTTAATTAAGTTTCGAAAAGCATGAGGGTTAAACATCTGGAAATACTTTTTCATCAAGATGAGAGTTAGATTGCATGATTTATTTAGGTGTTAAGAGTTCATATGCCAAAGAGAAGCTAGATTCATCATGCTACTCAGTTTAAAGGCTTtgtgatgttttgatgatgatcAATGCATAATTGTTGATGGGATCTCATGCGACCTAAATCTAAGTTGTTAGCATATCCTTAGGATCAGGTCCATTAATTGTTACGTGAGAAAGTTCGGTCACATATGCATTCATGAAGACTATAGGTTTATAATAACATAGGGTTTAAATCTAGTCTTGaagcatgccacgggttgggtaAATTTAGCATGATATATGTTTGATTCTTGTAATTATAAGATcatatatggatttaaaatatggaaaatatgaAGTTTGTGCAATTTGGTGAAATTTGGtatcaatttgtaaatagtgaaagttttgggccaaaatgacAATTTCGAAAAATTAAGGGGCAGATTTGCTATTACTAAGATTTTGAACCCATAAGTCAAACTCTagtatgtattttattttagaaagcaGCGATCCATAATACTCAGAAAgcttgtaagttagcttctcttagataacttatttataattcttgtataaacaccacattcatattataaatgtcattttgatcCTGAATTTATCATATACTACATCATTGAGCATTGGCTACTTGCACACATGGCATGTGTTATGTTACTCTTGCACAAACATGAAGGAATACTCTTTTTAGCATGATGcataaaaatgtcatttttgcatAAAGCTTGTTACATGTTACAAAATGaacacatgtcatgaaatattttgtcaTAAAACATGGCATGAAAATATCTTATCGTGAACCAATGCTAGGATTAGGGATTATACTAGTGAAACTTCTTTGTCGactctggagtgagtaaaaattgAGTGGTAACTCCTAGGTTGAAAAAAAAGGGTCAACGGGCTTCAAATAGATTCTTTCTAAATAATACTAAAGCGAATTCGTATATAGCACCTAATGCTGATGGGtgcatatgttatgatgatgatgttatgttatgatgttTAATGTCAATGCATTGAGAAATGAGTCTGCAAACTATGCAGTCtaaacatgagttgtactacggtcatcGGCAGAATCTCACAGTATAAATGGGGAACTGTGATGATACCATATGTTATATAAAAATGGTTCTAATAACAAGAAGTATGTTCTTAAGAAATGCGAcctctgtaagaaaatgtgctgCAAAGctctttttattgttaaaaaaaaaaaaaaaaaagatgttgagaAATCTGGATGAATCGCAAATTCAATTTTCTGCATACGATGCATGCATCTCATGCttattatatatcatgcatatcttatctttgtgtaagttggttgtttaacttactgagatttcaagaaatcttacTATGGTAGTCCCACCATCATTCTccagaatgatagaagttgtgtcagaaCTAACCTTTGACGAACAGGAGTGATGAGCTCCACTTGGCTTCAGATGATTGAGAACAAGCCTAATCCCGAACACATGCTggagttaatattattattcatagagATGGTCCTGATCGCCTTGGAGCGTATCAGGGAGATGCTTTGAGCTACCTTTTTATTAGTCTTGTCTGTAATAAATAGATTTGATCTCCTAGATTATGTTTGACTCATGCCTACTATTTGGACCTCTTTTAATTGAGGCACTATCTATGGTTAATTCTCatgttgggatattttagtCCGTTCTAGAACAAAAGTCTTTTAGTAGTCACCATTTTTCCGCTGTAATTATTGCATGCTTCTAGTTCCACTCTGATTGAGTTGTATTATTGcacatttatacatttagaaccaatatattttatttatttcattacattattattgattCTAGATGAATAAATaagagttgtgatttaaattggttaataacatgatttatgcttaattttataacttgtgatttaattggataatgttcattcacatgcacaatttatttttgatattctattattcatttttatttattttatttctaatttctattgtTTTTATAGGTCAAGAAATGGAAagcataaaaaagaagaagagaaaaatcaCATTTGCACGTGGGACCCATTACTTTTGATTTTTGGACGGAAGTTGATTTCTGTCAACTCACACACATGGCTCCTTAAGGAAAAGGCATGCACTAAAGACCAAAACACATGGACATGAGAGGCCTTTTGGGAGTTTTGACGGAAGGgcttttttggttttgaatagGGAGAAAACCTAAGGACGCTGGGGGCCCTTTTGCAATTGGCTTTTGCGTAAGTGGCACGAGTTTTATTATTGGGAGACTTTTTCGTTTGGAGGCTAGGGACGGACGCAAACAGAGAAAGAAGGCGCGGCGGCTTGAAGAACCTCGAGGGGTCCAAACTGTAGCTTCTCCAGCCTCCTCTACTgcttttcatcttcatcttcattcatttggcttgctcttttctgTCCCTAAtctctatttaattttagtctgaattttatagtgtatttttGAGATTCTTAATTTAGAATCATCTGATTTTGGATACTTTATCTTCAATATGTTTAAGGTTGATgtagttatttttcttgctcttttaagTTTT
This genomic interval from Juglans regia cultivar Chandler chromosome 3, Walnut 2.0, whole genome shotgun sequence contains the following:
- the LOC118348030 gene encoding probable DNA helicase MCM8, whose protein sequence is MSVSMGMDYASIDSSGYWDVLTSYFPQQLFPAVEESWLKLISELFCFFSTPPGQDLASQVKDDDGVFVLSMDFQQFQKICGIEEFYLMLEDKPKIALLCMSAAIHKVLLTKWEKKNVENGVKVKIHLHNYPEIMIALKNLKAAYIGES